Proteins co-encoded in one Pseudorhizobium banfieldiae genomic window:
- a CDS encoding PAS domain-containing sensor histidine kinase, producing the protein MADVRRDTAGDGWLRLKIPGRDGASRLFSGRPNLTVTPISRQMPRVELVLKRSIPLLILAFLAVVATSRSLGLVSEYERLQEGARDATALVAATAVAAFAGHDAALSAGDRAAAEAQLAKFLTADRLHPDAFLLLVDPSGKIFGGISAGTYVGRQLTSLLPETAAQRRFVGSGLIETTIGEDAHYAAIQPLGDNGALIVVARSLAPIQYFWRHEVSLNVTLFTCISVILLVILYAYYMQVKRAREADETFLEANLRIETALSRGRCGLWDFDVANRRLFWSGSMYEMLGYPPAGNVMSFADAARMMHPTDGNLYALARAISRGNAKQVDQIFRMRHAAGHYVWMRARAQVVRTAAGRTHVIGIAMDVTEQHRLAQRYAEADQRLADAIECTSEAFVLWDKNDRLVMCNAHFQQAYGLPDKVLVPGTERSVVKAAAARPVIERRIADADQNGLSRTTEVQLADDRWLQINERRTRDGGMVSVGTDITLMKRQQDRLRDSERRLMATVGDLSASQKKLEKQKEELSIANANYQAEKERAQAANKAKSEFLANMSHELRTPLNAILGFSEILVNEMFGPVGSPKYSEYARDIHDSGKHLLNLISDILDMSKIEAGHMKIQCEAIDLVPLIEESLRLTAISAQEKKITIEQCLSDDLEMVGDRRAMKQVMLNLLSNAVKFTDEGGRIIVRARRSESGFLLTIADTGIGIPKTALAKIGQPFEQVQSQYAKSKGGSGLGLAISRSLVALHGGSMRIRSCVGKGTVVSLSVPECATFAVPRPAIS; encoded by the coding sequence ATGGCGGACGTGCGGCGGGACACCGCCGGCGATGGATGGTTGCGTCTCAAGATTCCGGGGCGTGATGGGGCATCCCGGCTCTTCTCGGGCCGGCCCAACCTGACGGTGACGCCGATATCGCGTCAGATGCCGCGCGTCGAACTGGTCCTGAAGCGCTCTATCCCGCTCCTCATCCTCGCCTTCCTGGCGGTGGTCGCAACCTCGCGCAGCCTGGGCCTGGTCTCCGAATACGAGCGGCTTCAGGAAGGCGCGCGGGACGCAACGGCACTGGTTGCCGCTACCGCCGTCGCGGCCTTTGCCGGACATGACGCCGCGCTGAGCGCCGGCGACCGCGCGGCTGCCGAGGCGCAGCTGGCGAAATTCCTGACCGCCGACCGTCTTCATCCCGATGCCTTCCTTCTCCTGGTCGATCCTTCCGGCAAGATCTTCGGCGGCATCAGCGCCGGTACCTATGTCGGGCGCCAGCTGACGTCGCTTCTTCCAGAAACTGCGGCCCAGCGTCGGTTCGTCGGATCAGGCCTGATCGAGACGACCATTGGCGAGGACGCACACTATGCGGCGATCCAGCCGCTTGGCGACAATGGCGCGCTCATCGTCGTGGCCCGTTCGCTTGCTCCGATACAGTATTTCTGGCGGCACGAAGTGTCGCTCAACGTGACGCTGTTCACCTGCATCTCCGTAATCCTGCTGGTCATCCTCTATGCCTATTACATGCAGGTGAAGCGGGCACGGGAGGCGGACGAGACCTTCCTCGAGGCCAATCTGCGCATCGAGACCGCGCTGTCGCGCGGGCGCTGTGGTCTGTGGGATTTCGACGTCGCCAACCGCCGTCTGTTCTGGTCCGGCTCCATGTACGAAATGCTCGGCTATCCGCCCGCCGGCAATGTCATGTCCTTCGCGGATGCGGCGCGGATGATGCATCCGACCGACGGCAATCTCTATGCGCTCGCACGCGCCATCAGCCGCGGCAATGCCAAGCAGGTCGACCAGATCTTCCGCATGCGCCATGCCGCCGGCCACTATGTCTGGATGCGCGCCCGCGCGCAGGTGGTGCGGACCGCCGCCGGCCGCACCCATGTGATCGGCATTGCCATGGACGTGACCGAACAGCACCGGCTGGCACAGCGTTATGCGGAGGCCGACCAGCGCTTGGCCGATGCCATCGAATGCACCTCGGAGGCCTTCGTGCTTTGGGACAAGAACGACCGGCTGGTGATGTGCAATGCCCACTTCCAACAGGCCTACGGGCTTCCGGACAAGGTGCTGGTTCCCGGCACCGAACGCTCCGTCGTCAAGGCCGCCGCAGCGCGACCGGTGATCGAGCGGCGAATTGCCGATGCGGACCAGAACGGGCTGTCGCGCACGACGGAAGTTCAGCTTGCCGACGATCGCTGGCTGCAGATCAACGAGCGCCGCACCCGCGACGGCGGCATGGTCTCGGTCGGTACCGACATCACCCTCATGAAGCGCCAGCAGGACCGGTTGCGCGATTCCGAGCGCCGCCTGATGGCGACCGTCGGCGATCTTTCCGCCTCGCAGAAGAAGCTGGAGAAGCAGAAGGAAGAGCTGTCGATCGCCAATGCCAATTATCAGGCGGAGAAGGAGCGCGCCCAGGCGGCCAACAAGGCCAAGTCGGAATTCCTCGCCAACATGTCGCACGAACTGCGCACGCCGCTCAACGCCATCCTTGGATTCTCGGAAATCCTCGTCAACGAGATGTTCGGGCCGGTCGGCTCGCCGAAGTACAGCGAATATGCCCGCGACATCCATGACAGCGGCAAGCACTTGCTCAACCTGATCAGCGATATCCTCGACATGTCGAAGATCGAGGCCGGGCATATGAAGATCCAGTGCGAGGCAATCGACCTCGTGCCGCTCATTGAAGAGAGCCTTCGCCTCACCGCAATCTCCGCCCAGGAGAAGAAGATCACGATCGAGCAGTGCCTCTCGGACGATCTGGAAATGGTCGGCGATCGCCGTGCCATGAAGCAGGTGATGCTGAACCTGCTCTCCAACGCCGTGAAATTCACCGACGAGGGCGGCAGGATCATCGTGAGGGCCCGCCGTTCCGAATCCGGCTTCCTGCTGACGATCGCCGATACCGGCATCGGCATCCCGAAGACGGCACTTGCAAAGATCGGCCAGCCCTTCGAGCAGGTGCAGAGCCAGTATGCCAAGAGCAAGGGCGGTTCGGGGCTCGGGCTCGCGATCTCCCGCTCCCTGGTCGCCCTGCACGGCGGCAGCATGCGGATCCGATCCTGCGTCGGCAAGGGCACGGTGGTGTCGCTCAGCGTTCCGGAATGCGCGACCTTCGCAGTCCCCCGCCCGGCGATCAGCTGA